Proteins encoded within one genomic window of Actinoplanes octamycinicus:
- the tpiA gene encoding triose-phosphate isomerase: protein MGDVTRKPIIAGNWKMNLNHFEANLLVQKLAASLNAQQLEAVETVVLPPFTDLRTVQTAIEGDKLAIGYGAQDISQHASGAYTGEIAGSMLAKLGCTYVVIGHSERREYHNESDQLVNAKIKAAFAAGLTPIFCCGEGLEIREAGNQVEHVLAQVDGGLEDLKTDQIKQIVIAYEPVWAIGTGKTATPDDAQEVCGAIRARLAEKYGSEVAEAVRIQYGGSVKANNIAQIMAQPDVDGALVGGAALDAEGFAAIVRFPEHVAR, encoded by the coding sequence ATGGGTGACGTGACCCGCAAGCCGATCATCGCCGGCAACTGGAAGATGAACCTCAACCACTTCGAGGCGAATCTGCTGGTCCAGAAGCTGGCCGCGAGCCTGAACGCGCAGCAGCTGGAGGCGGTCGAGACCGTCGTGCTGCCGCCGTTCACCGACCTGCGCACCGTGCAGACCGCGATCGAGGGCGACAAGCTCGCGATCGGCTACGGCGCGCAGGACATCTCGCAGCACGCGTCCGGGGCGTACACCGGCGAGATCGCCGGCTCGATGCTGGCGAAGCTCGGCTGCACCTACGTGGTGATCGGGCACTCCGAGCGCCGCGAGTACCACAACGAGAGCGACCAGCTGGTCAACGCGAAGATCAAGGCGGCCTTCGCGGCCGGCCTGACCCCGATCTTCTGCTGCGGCGAGGGCCTGGAGATCCGCGAGGCCGGCAACCAGGTCGAGCACGTGCTCGCCCAGGTCGACGGTGGGCTCGAGGACCTCAAGACCGACCAGATCAAGCAGATCGTGATCGCGTACGAGCCGGTCTGGGCGATCGGCACCGGCAAGACCGCGACGCCGGACGACGCCCAGGAGGTGTGCGGAGCGATCCGTGCCCGGCTGGCCGAGAAGTACGGCAGCGAGGTCGCCGAGGCCGTCCGCATCCAGTACGGCGGGTCGGTCAAGGCGAACAACATCGCGCAGATCATGGCCCAGCCCGACGTGGACGGGGCCCTGGTCGGCGGTGCGGCCCTGGACGCCGAGGGCTTCGCGGCCATCGTGCGTTTCCCGGAGCACGTCGCTCGCTGA